The nucleotide window ATACGTGGGCCGCGGTGTGGCGGTAAGCCAGACGCCCACCTTCATCGGCAAAGGTCAAAATCTCGAGGCGGCATTCCTCCGGCAGAGGACGGGTCAAATCCCACACTTCGCCGTTAACCCGCGCCGCCAGGGCTTCCCGGGCCAGCTTCGGCGATATGTCCCTGGCCACATCTAAGGCCGTAGTACCGGCGGCATATTCCCTAACGCTGCTGTCTGGTAAAATTACCTGCATCATTGTTCCCTCCGAAAACCGTGGTAAATAAAATAACTCCCGTCCCGCAAAGGGACGGGAGATTATCCCGTGGTTCCACCCTTCTTCAGGGGAAGCCCCCCCTCTAGGGCTGATAACGGTGCCGACCGGCCGGGCTTACTGTTTTTCGGCCCGGCAGCTCCGGAGTGGTGCGGCGCCCTGCCGTCGCCCGGGATGCTTCCAGCCGCGGCATCCCTCTCTGGAGGGCCGTTCCAGGGGCCTTGTCTCCTTCTTCGCCGTTATGTACATTATACCGGCATCAAACAAATTGTGTCAAGATTACCTCCAGCCTGCCAGAAAAGCCTGAACTACACCGATCAATAAACCCAGGAGACCACCCAGCCATTCTATATAACGCAATTCCCGACCGGCCACCGTTACAACTACATCTTCCATTTGGGCTATATCCAGCTTGTTAAATTTTTCGGCGAGAATCTCACCTATAGAAAAAGAGGCGGGATTGCGGCTCAACTCTTCAATGAGCTCCTCGAGGGCCGAAGGCATCTCCTTCATTATAGTTTCTTCTATCGCCTTGCCCGCCGCTTCCCTGAGACCTAGGGGAATAAAGGATGGCAGGCGCTCCACTAGACGTCGCCTGACCAGATCCGCCACTATTTTCGTCAGCCCCGCGGTAGCTTCAGGCGTATTAAAATAGGCCAATACTTCCTTAACGGGCAGTAGGTCTTTGTCGACGACGCCGGCGATGTTGGCCGCTATTTCAGCCTTTCTCCTGGGTATAAGTCCCTGCAGCGTCCAAAAAAGAATTTTTACCGGCCGGCGGGGGCGAAAAAGCATCCTAATGGCTATAACATTGGTCATCCAGCCGATAAAGGCGCCGATAAGAGGGATAAAGATCCACCTGGCAAGCATTTATTTCACCCCATACAAGTGCAATAATAACAAAAGCCCGGCCAAATGACAACTGGCCCGGCTGGAGCAAAACTTGGTATAACTTATCAGCGCTTCTGCAGGGACTGCTGGCAGCGGCTGCAGCCGCCGCACTGGATGAGCCGTTCCCCAAAAACGCTTTTTATGGTGTTCACGGCGTTATGGTGGCGGCTTTTATCGACGGTATGGAGGATTACCTGGCGTGGGGCAATGGTGATTAAGGCACTTATTAACAGGTCTTCATAATTAAGCTCACTATCGGCCATGTCCACGACAAAACCCTCCAGGTAGTCGCTGTTTAAATTGCGATTTTCACTGTCATAAAGCTGAAAACCGCCGCCCGGACCCAAAACTACATGGACCTTTTCCACCCTCGGTTCCTGGGCATCTACAAAGTACCGTAAAAGGCGGATAAATTCATCATATTCCTTTTCCAATAGGTACTCATCAACGGCTTCTTCCAGGACCTGCTCCAATTCTGCTAAATAATCGGGCAGACGAAAACGCACGAAACCGTCGATATTCAGCCAGGAATTTTCTTGGAAATATTCCTGCACGCGGGCGGCGATAGCCTCCTCCCGCTGCTGCAGCTGCAGGCAACTATTCTCCCCCTGATCCAGGATAAATCTGGCACGACGGCAGATCTCTTCAACACCCTCGGCATCTAAGCCTTCATACATGTTTAAAAGCATATTTTCCAGTAGAGTCATTTCCCATCTTTCGACAACAAAGGCGGCCACGATCTCGGCCACCTGCTCTTTAAAGGAATTCAGGTCTTTTTTTGCAGTCCGCCCTCTACCTGTTTCCATAAAACAGCGGCAGAAATTAAAGCCCCCCTCCTGCCACAAGTGGAGGCCAACGCTGTAACCAAATCTATGGGTAAACTCGGCCTGTAAAAAATCAATGGGCCTGGCAGTAACTAGCGTAATATTCATGGACGCAGCACCTCCTTGTGCTGCTATTATATGTGCCGCCCATGTTTTGTATACAGTTACGTCGCTGCCGACCCTTTTTAAAAGGCCATGTATTGTAAGGTTTTTTCCCCGGTGGAAATTGGCATTTAGGGATTTTTTTCAATAAAAAAGGTCCTGCTTTCACAGGACCGTTCTCTTCCTTTGGTGGGTCCGGCAGGGATTGAACCTGCGACCCCCTCCGCGTCAAGGAGGTGCTCTCCCACTGAGCTACGAACCCGCTTTTTGTTTACCGTCGACACATTGTATTATGCCAAAAAAATCACCCTATGTCAAGGGACGTGTTTTCCAGCTACCTGCTCGCTGAACTCGGCCGCATGGTAGGAACTGCGGACAAAGGGGGCCGAAGCTACATATAAAAAGCCCATTTCGCGGCCTTTTTCTGCATACCAGGCAAAGGTTTCCGGGGTAATGAATTCTTTTATTTCTAGATGTTGGGGTGAAGGCCGCAGATACTGGCCGATGGTCAGGATATCACAGCCTACCGCCCGGAGATCGGCCATTACCTGTAAAACTTCATCCGCCGTTTCGCCAAGGCCCACCATCAATCCCGATTTGGTATAAATGGTCGGGTCATAGTCTTTTATTTTTTTAAGAACCATAAGGCTCCGTCGGTAGTCGGCCTGGGGCCGGACTTCGGGATAGAGGCGGGGTACCGTCTCTACGTTATGGTTAAATATATCCGGCTTAGCAAAAGCAATAGTGGTCAGGGCCTTTTCATCGCCGCGGAAATCCGGCGTGAGGACCTCGATATAAGCCTGCGGCAGGGCGGCCCTTAAAGCGCTAATGGTAGCGGCAAAATGGCCGGCGCCGCCATCGGGCAGGTCGTCTCGAGTTACTGAGGTTACAACCACATGCTTTAAACCCAGGCGCCGCGCCGCTTCCGCCACACGGAAGGGTTCGTCCTGGTCCAGTGCTTCCGGCCGACCGTGTTCGACGGCGCAAAAGCGGCAATTCCGGGTGCAGGTATTGCCCATAATCATAAAGGTGGCCGTACGCCTGGCAAAGCATTCCCCCTGGTTGGGACAGAGGGCGCTCTGGCAGACGGTGTTGAGGTTGAGATCGGCTAAAAGTTGCCGCGTGGCTTCTATATTTCCCGAGGAAGGCAGCCGCTTGTGCAGCCAAGGGGGCAGGCGTCTGTGCCCGCCCCCTTGAAAGGAACTTGCCATTTTACTTCCCCGCTTTATAAGAATTTAAATATGAATGCTCATCCCGTGCACCGCCTCGGCGGCTTCCATTACCGCTTCAGACAGGGTGGGATGGGCATGGATGGTCGCCGCAAGCTCGCCGGCAGTAATACCCTTGTTTACCGCCAGGGCGCCTTCGGCGATGAGCTCGGTGGCATGGGGCCCCATGATAAAGACTCCCAGGATCCGGTCACTTTCTGCCTCGGCAATTATCTTGACCATGCCTTCCGTTTCCCCGCTGCATAAAGCCTTGCCGCTGGCTTGGAAGGGGAATTTGCCTACCTTGACCTTGAAGCCCCTTTCTTCAGCTGCTTCTTTAGTCAGGCCGACTCCGGCAATCTCTGGCAGGGTATAGATGCAGCTGGGCACGGCATCGTAGTTAACTTTTGTGGGTCGACCCATGATGGTGGCTACCGCCGCCAAACCCTGGGCTGAGGCCACATGGGCGAGCTGTACCTTATTGGTAATGTCACCGACGGCATAAATTCCGGGGACGTTCGTCCGCATATATTCGTCGACGATTACCTCGCCTTTGGGTCCCAGTTCGATGCCGGCTTCTTCCAGGCCTAAATCACGGGTATTGAAGCGGCGACCGATGGAAATAAGTACTTTGTCGGCCTCTATGGTCTGCCCGTCTGCCAAGGTGGCCCGCACCCGGCCACCTTCTTCGCGGACTTCCGTTATCTGGGCCTTAGTCTTAATCTCCACCCCGGCTTTTTTGAGCAGCATGCTGAAACGCCGGGATATCTCAACATCGATCATAGGGAGGATGGTGGGCATCATTTCTACAATGGTAACCTTGCTACCCAGGGTGGCAAACAGGCTGGCGAACTCGCATCCGATGACCCCACCACCTATGATGAGGAGTTCCCCCGGCACTTCCGTCCAGGCCAGGGCTTCGTTGCTGGTAACAACGCTGCTCCCGTTGTAGCCCAGGGAAGTTAGCAATGCCGGTTCCGAACCGGTGGCAAGTATTATGTTCTCCGCCTCGATGTCTTCTACGGCACCTTCGGCGGTGGTCACCGCCACTCGCCCGGGTCCTTTAAGATAACCCCGCCCTTTAATGAGATCGACTTTATTCTTTTTAAACAAAAAGGCAATTCCCTGATTTAGCTGCTTGACCACAGCATCCTTGCGCGCCGCCAGGCGGCCGTAGTCTACCCGGTAAGAGGTTACGTCGATGCCGAAGGCGGCAGCTCCCTGAATACCTTTAATTAAGGCCGCACCGGCCAGCAGCGCCTTGGTGGGGATACAGCCGCGGTTGAGGCAGGTGCCGCCTAAAGCGTCCTGCTCGACTACCACCACTTTAGCTCCCAGTTGAGCCGCCCGGATGGCCGCCACATAGCCCCCGGGCCCGCCGCCGATGATGGCAATCTGGTAACCCATCGCTGCCTTCCTCCTTAAAACTTAGTAAGATACTGGTCGATTTCCCATTGATGTACCCTTGTGCGGTATTCCTCGCACTCAATGCGCTTGGCTTCCAAAAAGCGCTGGTAAATATGGGGACCCAGAGCCTCCTGGATCACGGGATCCCTTTCCAGTTCATCCAGGGCTTCATCCAGGGTGGCCGGGAGGAG belongs to Moorella humiferrea and includes:
- a CDS encoding DUF445 domain-containing protein, producing MLARWIFIPLIGAFIGWMTNVIAIRMLFRPRRPVKILFWTLQGLIPRRKAEIAANIAGVVDKDLLPVKEVLAYFNTPEATAGLTKIVADLVRRRLVERLPSFIPLGLREAAGKAIEETIMKEMPSALEELIEELSRNPASFSIGEILAEKFNKLDIAQMEDVVVTVAGRELRYIEWLGGLLGLLIGVVQAFLAGWR
- the lpdA gene encoding dihydrolipoyl dehydrogenase, encoding MGYQIAIIGGGPGGYVAAIRAAQLGAKVVVVEQDALGGTCLNRGCIPTKALLAGAALIKGIQGAAAFGIDVTSYRVDYGRLAARKDAVVKQLNQGIAFLFKKNKVDLIKGRGYLKGPGRVAVTTAEGAVEDIEAENIILATGSEPALLTSLGYNGSSVVTSNEALAWTEVPGELLIIGGGVIGCEFASLFATLGSKVTIVEMMPTILPMIDVEISRRFSMLLKKAGVEIKTKAQITEVREEGGRVRATLADGQTIEADKVLISIGRRFNTRDLGLEEAGIELGPKGEVIVDEYMRTNVPGIYAVGDITNKVQLAHVASAQGLAAVATIMGRPTKVNYDAVPSCIYTLPEIAGVGLTKEAAEERGFKVKVGKFPFQASGKALCSGETEGMVKIIAEAESDRILGVFIMGPHATELIAEGALAVNKGITAGELAATIHAHPTLSEAVMEAAEAVHGMSIHI
- the ytxC gene encoding putative sporulation protein YtxC encodes the protein MNITLVTARPIDFLQAEFTHRFGYSVGLHLWQEGGFNFCRCFMETGRGRTAKKDLNSFKEQVAEIVAAFVVERWEMTLLENMLLNMYEGLDAEGVEEICRRARFILDQGENSCLQLQQREEAIAARVQEYFQENSWLNIDGFVRFRLPDYLAELEQVLEEAVDEYLLEKEYDEFIRLLRYFVDAQEPRVEKVHVVLGPGGGFQLYDSENRNLNSDYLEGFVVDMADSELNYEDLLISALITIAPRQVILHTVDKSRHHNAVNTIKSVFGERLIQCGGCSRCQQSLQKR
- the lipA gene encoding lipoyl synthase, with amino-acid sequence MASSFQGGGHRRLPPWLHKRLPSSGNIEATRQLLADLNLNTVCQSALCPNQGECFARRTATFMIMGNTCTRNCRFCAVEHGRPEALDQDEPFRVAEAARRLGLKHVVVTSVTRDDLPDGGAGHFAATISALRAALPQAYIEVLTPDFRGDEKALTTIAFAKPDIFNHNVETVPRLYPEVRPQADYRRSLMVLKKIKDYDPTIYTKSGLMVGLGETADEVLQVMADLRAVGCDILTIGQYLRPSPQHLEIKEFITPETFAWYAEKGREMGFLYVASAPFVRSSYHAAEFSEQVAGKHVP